The stretch of DNA TAACCTGTGAATTTTTACAGCTTTTGTTCTATATGTATCTACATATGTGTCTATATGTAAATTGtcaattaacaaaaatacacccaaaagtaACAGTGCTTTTACACCCATACTCTTTataactatacacccaaagagtTATCCCCTGCTGCTGGTACCCTGAACTGATAATTTATAACTTGTCCCTGATATTGGCTGCAACTTGAATGCCCcactgatgcagcatcaaacaGGTTTATCTGTAGGTTTATCTGAATATAACGCTCACGCATTAGCTAAACTattaactagaaaaataaactcaatcgccacaaatttaaagaacattacatttacctcgcttaaaactttcgtcttcttcttctttgtggcatttgcaatctgtttctccagctttgaacctagcctgttttttggacgtcctcttgttcgaatccttggcgggctttgaagctcgttaacggattccaagttggcaTCTTCATGAGATAACAAACATGTCCCCTTCCTTTTGTCTTTCAattcttccatctcaaccatgaCCTTATCGTACGCACAGTGCAGAATGGCAGTAAACTCATCCGATTCTGATGcaaattcataaatattttgcGAACGAAAAACTAATTCCTCAAACCTCTTGCTTCTTTGCTCCAACAACGGCTCGTCGTGGCttctcttgatgtgtgtgtgtcgcctctttaccttcttgctccatcgttccaGTATGTATCTAGGGgacacttggcttacttgttcgaagcttaacacgcttagtgcgtgacggcacagtatccctctcgactcgaataataagcattggcaTTTTACCTCGGCTGCAACTGAGTCGTAGGTAACCGCGAACTTGTCGaatattgagctggaaactTGTTCTCCGACTTCGTATACTGAATAGCCTAGAGCGAAATTCTTTAATCTGGTGATGCAATTCGCCTTTCCTCTGAATTGGGCTTGGACTTCCCTAAACTTTGCGTGGGTGTACGCATCTTGAAACTGAACTTCGATGGAGGATTTGGTTGCACACGGTATGAccgtatgaaaatctgcagcatctgattctctctctgcttgctccCTGCTTCAGAGGCAATTATCGTACTGTTTGACGAACTGAATGAGCGAGCTGTTCTGGGTGAtgtacttgttaaaaaatgaatgcatgctctcgctcctttgtgtgcttctcatccctgcccagAAGTGGTGGTCCAGATAGATAGGAACCCATATGTGACAGTCTTCGtacagatctgcataatacacccaaacacaaaCTGTAAAATACACCCGAGAGATCGtacaatttacacctctgctgcagattttaaaaacacattacctgaaagccacttgttgtccgcaAGACCAAAATTCACCAGAAAATCGTTCCAATTCCTATCGAATGAGTCTTTGCTgtgagagttccaaacaacatggCTCATTTGTTGTTTGATATCGGCATGTCCCTTGTacccgtttaatttgcttggaatcttcttcatgatgtgccaaatacaccagcggtgaactgttgttggcatacaggcctctaaagcccttttcattgatgcgcactgatcggtgagaaaccctttcggagcgtttcctcccatgcaacgaagccagcattgaaataaccatttgaatgattcaatttcttcgttcttcatcaaagagcatccgagaagtgttgactgaccgtgatgattcaccccgacaaaagaaccacaaaccaaattatacctgaaacaaattaccatagtgcagaatgcaaaatcatTAGGTACACCCCAACAAAAGCTTAGAATACACCCAATGAAACGGCCAATATACACCTCTGCCGcggattcataaaaataaattaatttagcatcataaaaagggacagtttgttacctgtttgtattgtaggtggtaTCGAATGAAATGACGTCTTCGAAATACTCAAAGGCGGCTCTGCTTCTTGCATCGGCCCAAAAAGCCAACTTAATCGATTGATCCTCCTCGAGTTNNNNNNNNNNNNNNNNNNNNNNNNNNNNNNNNNNNNNNNNNNNNNNNNNNNNNNNNNNNNNNNNNNNNNNNNNNNNNNNNNNNNNNNNNNNNNNNNNNNNNNNNNNNNNNNNNNNNNNNNNNNNNNNNNNNNNNNNNNNNNNNNNNNNNNNNNNNNNNNNNNNNNNNNNNNNNNNNNNNNNNNNNNNNNNNNNNNNNNNNNNNNNNNNNNNNNNNNNNNNNNNNNNNNNNNNNNNNNNNNNNNNNNNNNNNNNNNNNNNNNNNNNNNNNNNNNNNNNNNNNNNNNNNNNNNNNNNNNNNNNNNAactacacaatgctatacaaattactgCAAGAAAATTCATACTAATCctatgtaaatcaaacctcaggaacttcattagattcaaattcataatccaccTCGCCTGGATTCAGCTGACAATCTGAGGTTGAatgatccattatcttcaaaacgagttcaaactttgatttcagaaaacaacaaatcaaaatagaaaacgaagctcgagttgcagagagagaaaaaggtaacgtaaacgaagaacataccagtgagaaaaggagaggaaaagatCGATGGAGAAGAATGAGGGAAGACgcgcgagaagaagaacaaccaaatctcaaaataacgaaaacgaagaaggaaacaaatattttaaatttggaagtTAGATATACGCGGCATAttatatagcgcgtgtaatCAACGTAGGTGGAGGAGCgcgtattttaaatttattgtttaataaacttgtaaagcatacaagccctaatggcttgtatgcagagcttttccggataaaaaaaataaatacttctattaaatattctattaaatagTCGCAGTTacgtaaaattttttttgtcgtagtatttgaactaaaaaaagaaaatgttattttaaaaaaactaataatatatttttaataatatttttaataaaaaataataaattttaaataaagtaaagtaacatttttcaataaaaatattgttaataaaaaaattatataaatattttttatataaatttttgttttgcacaaaataaaattattatatgtttgtttgCTTCTTACATTGNNNNNNNNNNNNNNNNNNNNNNNNNNNNNNNNNNNNNNNNNNNNNNNNNNNNNNNNNNNNNNNNNNNNNNNNNNNNNNNNNNNNNNNNNNNNNNNNNNNNNNNNNNNNNNNNNNNNNNNNNNNNNNNNNNNNNNNNNNNNNNNNNNNNNNNNNNNNNNNNNNNNNNNNNNNNNNNNNNNNNNNNNNNNNNNNNNNNNNNNNNNNNNNNNNNNNNNNNNNNNNNNNNNNNNNNNNNNNNNNNNNNNNNNNNNNNNNNNNNNNNNNNNNNNNNNNNNNNNNNNNNNNNNNNNNNNNNNNNNNNNNNNNNNNNNNNNNNNNNNNNNNNNNNNNNNNNNNNNNNNNNNNNNNNNNNNNNNNNNNNNNNNNNNNNNNNNNNNNNNNNNNNNNNNNNNNNNNNNNNNNNNNNNNNNNNNNNNNNNNNNNNNNNNNNNNNNNNNNNNNNNNNNNNNNNNNNNNNNNNNNNNNNNNNNNNNNNNNNNNNNNNNNNNtaaattttaatattatatatatataacacaattttttatcattgtgtttatatttaatattatagttTTATTTCACAcaaacaaatattatttaaattttaatattatatacataatatatatttaatattactttttttagATTCTAATAtatctttgttttttcttaatttagtacatgaatttttaacttattttttatgtattatttattttaattctaaagttcagtaattttttttgttgtacagatatattgtttttaatatttatatattatttttttgttttggactTCAATCCAATAtctgaaatttataaaaaaaatctaaaatttataaaaaaaatggttaaCCTGATTAACAAgttactcttttaaatttagaccattcaaataaaatataataaataaaaaatttagatttaatgAATTAATAAGATGTGCAGCACTCCATACTTAGCGTTTAAGAATGAAGCATCATGTTTGGCACTTgtgtattaatttatttaacaaaatatttgtgAAGTAACATACATAGGCCGATATGGATGGGTCAACAAAGAGtgatcataataataatttaaatacctCGTTAATTGTCCGTATTTTACAAATAAGATTCTCTAAGAATTGGGTTATTGACTTTCTTATTATATAGCATTGTATGCGGATCTCATCCACCAATGCAGCTTTATATTTATAGATTTATCATCATGTTTTGTTGGATTTTCACATCAGCCCCTAATTAAATAACCAGTCTATATCTGTCAATGAGTTCCACGAGAAATTTGACGAGTTTATCATAAATTGAAATTTGTATCTTTTGCACATTAACCCAACTATTTCTcacaaattaaaggaaaaaagtattattttaattttgtcaaaACAAGAGAGTCAAATACGTCATGgtattctaattttaaaagcTTAAATGTGATATTTCATCAATTTGATTTTGTGGGAAATAAACCTAAATAGTATCATTTTAATACATcattaaatttcaatcatatgaAGCCATAGTAACCAAAAAGAACTAAGCCATCTAGATTCTTCAGAGGTTTATGATAAAATGGAAATCTTGTACACAAATGGCAGCACAAACTATGAAGCACAACAACAAATAAGGATTTGAATTGTACAGCTTACAACTCAAAGCCAACGACTTGAATCAATGAAGCCCTTCCACTAGTGATTAAGACTAAAAAGACACCGAAATCCAAGCCAGCAAACCTTAATCAAATCAGCTTGTTTAACAAGGATATAATCTCACCAATTCATACTTTGAACCAAATCTATTGCAATTAACTCCTTCCACTTTTTGACATCATTAGCTACAAAAGAATGAAACAAACTTAAAGCCTACAGTTGTAATCCATCCTTTATGAGTTAAAAACTTATTGAAGGTGAATCTGTTCTCCCATGACATGCACTGATCCTCTTCATACACACCCCCACCATCTTTTCCATTATAAATTAGGCCACTAATTGAAAGCCTTCAACACATCATGACTTGCACTCGAACTCAATTGGGGATTTACGCAGCAAAATCAACTGCCTAATTTCATCATAGTGTAAGCTAATAAAGCAACCAACAAATTATCAATTGCAGGCTTGAAAGTAATTCAATTTGTTATGAAACTGGAACTACCGAAACTTTCTGCAAACGTTTACAAATCTCAGATGGAAATCCACAAAACAAATGTCCAGCTTCTGGTTGCAGCTCTGATAAGAGTCTCAGTCCCATGTGCCACTGTGCCTTGTGCTATTACTACTTGCAGGTGTTTATGCTTTCCGCCAGAAGCTAAGAGCAGAAAGAGCGATTTCTCGAAACAATCCCTTTGGTAGTTTTTAATGATGAATGTCTTTTTGTGTCTTCTTATTAGTGTCTTAACAATCAAACAGACTACATGTATTCATGAGCATTTATGTTAACAGCACTAATAATATTTCAAGAAAAATTTAGATTGCGTTGATTTAGATGCTATGGATTTGATTTGTAAATAATTGTAACTGATActgtattaatttaaatttatttcttaatttaatcagatttaaattattgtgatttggattagattgatttattcaattttagaagaaaaaaaaaccaccatttaaaacttttgaattaaaaaaaaatataataataaggtGGTTAAAGTTATCATACCAATGTGATTTTAAATTTAGAGTATCTCAAATTGAACAATATTTCAGGAGAAATTTATCATAATTTACTAggctttattcataaaaatcTTAATCAGCTAACcatgaaaacaataaaatatcgTGCTTGGATACAAATTTCAGTAAAATATCATGCTTGAATAATTGAATGTATATTCAAGAGCAATTGGCCTGATATCTATGTTGGAGAGACTATGCCAAGAAGTTGTTTTCAGAAAATTATTgtaaataaaagtataaataattaataataaaaatagtattatattatataatataaagtaaATGAGTCGGtttgaaattaaatataaaagctaATCTAATCTAATTCATTATTCACGCCATTTGTTACCAATATGATAAGATCAATCCAATTTAAACTTTTGCAAATATACAAGTTACCTATTATGAAAGTACACGTATTaagatattattaatttaaaaaatatttaaaatatttagacTAATTTAATCTTGAGAGTTTTCTTATCTCTCATCCGAGATTAAATGCTTAAAACACATTAGGTTAATATATAGTTCATGATCATTGATCAAGGatataaactataaataaataaataaattaaaacatatctttatattaaaaaagttcTTCCTAgagtatttttctgtaatttttcttttggcGTTTGCCCAGTTGTTTAAActttaaaccaaaaaaattgaagaaataaaataaaaatattgttaaaaaaaagttaaatttgagcccaaatattataataaaaaaataaaaaataatacctcgtacaaaaataaataaactggAAATTAGAGCAATTGTCTTTTGATagcaaattaaatttaagaagtgagtatttaaaataataaaaaaattcagacaaaaaaaattaaatttaacttccACAAATAtcgaattatataatttaaactttaaattatttaaaataaacatatctttagatttaaaaatatctattCACTTAAAAGTAGTTATAGTTAACAGTACAACTAACACTATAAATAGTAAATACCGATGATATAAATCATATAGTAAACATCAATAGAAATTATTCATAgtatctttttttctatttttgttccacaataggataataaacatctcatgtcaTTTTGGGATTCACCAAGGATCgaacttttaactttttgaaACTAGAGCTCTGATACTATGTCATAAAACTACTCATCTCAAAAGCTTAAGTTGATAGAAAAAAGTAACACTAATATTGATATCTCTAATACTGAATCGAATATCCCTAAATttctattgtacacattatacaaatattctattggctccctatactttctctttatttattttgtttgatattATTGTCGTATATTATATTGTATGcatttttaaatttcataatGATAATCAATTATTGTTTTTGCAACCTTTTTGCAGGACTTGAATAACACGATACTCTCAAATGCAATCAAAAGTAAGCCATATATTCTCTAAAGTCAaactattataattaatatatactattatgtgaaaaataatataatagcaAACATTGGACGATCATTATTAAACAATAAGACttgaaataatattaataataattaatttttgttatattagaccAATTTGATTggacttaataaaaaaattgaatgtttAGTATTATTCTAATTAATCCAACCATTTGTTCTTAAGTGAACGACTCacgataaaaaaattaattataacattcTACCATActgagctttacgcttaagtcgtaaaacagaGATGGTGTggttacgacctctaaaataagaTGTGTACATAATATTAGAAAGATTATAatatactaggagccttgaagaataaaggaaataaaaatcgcaaaataaaagCGCAATGCTCAAGAAACGAGtaacttgcgtgctaagaaagcTATAGCTGTTAAGtgtaaaataacttaaaataggAATAGAGAGTCAAAAATACAAAGTAACAAAGAGGATAAAAAAGAATGAGTTATGCAGAGAGAAGACtaagtgtgtgtgtgtatatatatatatatatatatataacaaaataatcCAGTAACCACTTCACTTCAGGAGCCCAAACACCTAACGAGATGCTTCTTGGCCTgcatttgaaaaacaacaacatagtatggaatgagaaccgaaggttttcagtatggtaaaggtgctacacacataagatataaggtcttgAGAATGCTAGAGGCAATCTTAGaatgccgacactcagattatagagcttaaagtattaaacagaaggcataaaaggtggttttctaaaagtatctaaacctaacttaacttaaccttaaatctAAGTCCCATGTTGTCATTCCTCCATACCTCCAACTTCGTAAGCATTTCACAGACAAATAAACAGATAAAGAcaagcacaagaaggttacaagtACAGCAGGTAACAATTATACATTTAGCATGACAAATACACTTAGGCACACCCAATTAATGCACAAAaaagtaattcaagtaatatgcagaTGATGCATGTCtttcctatggctgatgaggctcatctatcggttatccagccaacccgacaagtccgaaaaccttagactgtccctcgacgtgcatccccaagagtctatgcataactttttctcaaataatcaatattgctcaatgggggttaaCATTTCTGGAAATTTATACGTGTCCGATCACCCTTACGTCATAGgctcaacagagtatcgagttttcaacctggtacacgtggtggcaagccacgacactttatccagggaaactcgtatctcagatcattTAATCATTCAAGCCAAGTTTCATACATAATCATTCATTTAATTATCAAGTCAAGTATCATGCATGATCATCCATAGcatttcataataaattcatcACTTTTCATTTTTACTTCACCTCCAAGTCATTCCCATTTCCTAACTTCATCTGATTCTCAGGTGTAATACTACTATTCATGACTAAAGgaataaaaatagaggtttagaagtttgaaaTATAGTTTAAAACGTTAAAAATCAAGTTTGCTGAAATAGGGTCCACGCATGCGAGTGGGAATGTAAAACTGCAGCTCGCGCGCATCCctttgtcatgcgtacgcatgggagAAAACTTCAtttcacgcgtgcacgtcggtcacgcgtacgcgtggacatgCTTGTTTTCTCCTCACGCACACGCATAGGACCAGTCGCGTATGCATCGCCAAAAATccactccacgcgtacgcatgggagtcgcgtatgcgtgggcatatgttttaaaaaaaataaggcaGATGCAGTAGCAATGTTGCAGTATCAAGGAAGCAAAGCTGCTAAAACAGAACAGTTTGCAGGTTCAACTTTTAAATTCCCATAACTTCTTCGATTTACAatatttttcacccgttcttcgagtGGCATAAACATCACAAacccaattttcattttaaaacaaattggaAACAAATTGAGGGTCTGGAGGCCAAATTATGCCTCGCCGAAGTTCGGCCAAAAACCAACCTTTGCAAAAGTACCCAAACctcaattttcaataaaaaactCCATACTTTTTACTACTAAACCTGCATTCTTCATTGTGATATTCCTCTTCCTCATCATTCAATAATCAGCACAATACCTATTctcaaattaacaataatacacTTTCAATATTCAAATCCATCAATCAATGCCAACCAAAAAGCACCATACTTCTCCAAATCATCAATTATCCAAAAAGCACCAGTCAAACATATTCATTAACAAATTACTAAATATTCAATGTTCACCTGcattccaacttatcctatggtcatctaacCTAAGTgttcacagaacattatatattaaatgcaagaaacctaaaccataccttggccgattcttaCGTAGCGACCAAAACAATTCACTCACAACAAGCACAGCTTCAAAGCCCAACAAAACACTAATACCCAGCCTCCAACAAAAATTCCAAAGTCCACAttttcaagctccaattatttattcacaacctaatacacattcataacacatatatatccaatttaatactcaaagctcaaattcaataaaattaaaatagaattatcatatcctcaccttacccaagcttcacataTGCAAGAGTGAACatttttctcaagctaattggatcctaaaacatcagaaatcaaagaaattcaatattCCTACTTAATTCTTGAAAATTCGGGGGAAGAGGAGACCGAGAGTGATTAAACAAGTTACCAATGAAATTGTTTCGGTAGAAATGTAGAGCTCGacacggtgaacgcgtggccgcaaatggtGCGGCGATCGAAGCTCGGACGGAGAAGTTACGGGGGTTGGAAATCACCGTAAGGGTTTCAGTGTTTCTTCTCTTCCCTGGATGCTTTCACGCTGCATTCAGATGAAATGAGGAAGAGAAGGGCTTTTGGGCTCATTTAATATGTTGGTTCGGTTAGACCGACTGCCCGATTTGGgtccggttcaaccggttcagCCAGTTTGGTCTAATCTTGGAccatttttctcaaaattagtgtcaaaattctcatttcgatgagctctatcctaatttgatataatattcacatttctaatcttctttattaaaaactaattatttactaatttaacagAGTTTACATCCTATCCACCTAACAAAgaattttgtcctcaaaattcaAATGTAGTTACCTGAAAAGAGATGCGGGTAGTCCTTTCGCATATCTCATTCGATTTCCCAAGTGTATTCCTCAATAGCATCTCTACTCCAAGCTACCTTTACCAATGATACTTCCTTCCCGCGTAATCGTTTAACGCTTGTGTCGTCAATTCTTACCGGAATTACTGGAAATGTTAGATCTTCTCTTACTTGGATTGGTTCCGGTTCCAGAACATGACTCGTGTCAGGAGTATACTTCCGAAGCTGTGATACATGGAACACGTCGTGCAAGTTCGAAAGATAAGGCAGTAAAGCAATTCTATAAGCTACTGGCCCAATTCTTTTCAGGATTTCAAATGGTCCAATATAACGGGGATTCAGTTTCTTGGTCTTTATAGCTCTTCCCACTCCGGTGGTTGGTGTAACTTTCAGAAAGACATGCTCCCTTTCTTCAAATTCCAAAGGCTTTCGCCCTTTGATCAGCATAGCTCTTCTAATGGCTTTGGGCTATAAGCATTCGGCTATGAATCTTCTTTATCTGTTCAGTAGTTTCAGCTATCATCTCAGGCCCTAATAAACTTCTTTCTCTagtttcataccaacatagcggagattgacattttctGCGATACAAAGCCttatacggagccattccgatgcttgCATGGTAGCTATTATTATAAGCAAACTCTattaatggcatataccgatcccagctCGTCAactggtccaaaacacaagctcttaGCATATCCTCCAAGGTCTGAATGGTTCTCTCTGACTGACCATCTATTTGAGGGTGATATGCAGTACTCAAACTTAACTGAGTCCCAAATGCACGCTGAAAAGCTCCCCAGAACCTTGATGTTAAACGAGGATCTCTGTCAGATATAATGGTAGAAGGCACGCCATGCAACCTGATAATCTCTTTAATATACATTCGAGCCAATTCTTCTATTGTGCAACTTATTCGAATGGGGGGAAAGTGAGCTGATTTTGTTAGTCGATCCACAACCACCTAAATAGCGTCACAACCAGATTGGGTTCTAGGCAAACCTATCATAAAATCCATTGCGATACTCTCCCATTTCTATTGTGGAATCTTTAAAGGCTGAAGGGTTCCTGATGGTCTCTGATGCTGAATCTTAACCTTCTGATACGTTAAACATTTAGATACATACAATGCGACATCATGTTTCATCCCTGGCCACTAGAACATCGCTTTCATATTTTGATACATTTTAGTGCTTCCTGGATGAATTGAAAACCCGCTCTTATTAGCTTCCTTTAGGATACTTTGTCGCAGGTCTCCGACATCTGGCACAACGATTCGGTTCTTGAACCTCCACAAACCATCCTGACCTTCTGATACTCTCCACTTTTTTCCCTGTTCAACTACtggtaataccttacgtaatGCTTCATTATCTCGATGAGCCTTCAGAAGTTCTGatttaaaatcacttgagaTTTGCAATTGACTCAAATACAGAATTCCAGACTCTTCTTTAACTCCCAAATTCAGACCTTGAAATGCCTTTAATAACTCTTCTTCTCGCAACATCATCCAAGCTGCATATAAAGACTTCTGACTCAAAGTGTCCGCCATAATGTTTGCTTTTCTTGGATGGTAATTCAATTCGAAATCATAGTCTTTCAGAagctccatccacctcctctgacgCATATTCAACTCTTTCTGCTCAAAGAGATACTTCAAACTCTTATGGTCTGAGAAAACGTGGAACTTAACGccatagagataatgcctcTAGATTTTCAGAGCATACAAAATAGCAGTAAGTTCCAAATCGTGAGTCAGATAGTTCATCTCATGCGGCCTTAATTGCCGAGAGGCATATGCTACAACATTCCGGTGCTACATCAGAACGCACCCCCAAACTCTTTAATGATGCATCACAGTACATTTCAAACGGTTCACTTGGTTCAGGCAATACCAACACGAGTGCAGTAGTCAACCTTTGTTTCAATGTTTGAAAACTCTCTTCGCACTCCGGAGTCCAGATAAAAGGCGTATCCTTTCTAGTCAGCTTAGTTAAAGGTAGGCAAGCTGTGAAAATCTCTTAATGAATCCTTGATAATACCCTGCCAAACTTAGGAAACTCCTGATCTCTATCACTGAAGTTGGTCGCTCCTAGTTCATTACTGCTTCCACCTTAGCAGGATGCATAGTTATTCCTTGCTTACTCACCACGTGATCGagaaacttcacctcactcttccagaaCTCGCATTTAGATAATTTAACATATAACTTCCTGTCTCTCAGAATTTGCAGCACAGGTCGCAAGTGATCAGCATGCTCCTCTTCAGTCTTAGAGTAAACAAGAatatcatcaatgaagacaataaCAAACTTGTCCAGGTACGGCCGGAAAATTCTGTTCATATAATCCATGAATACTGCCAGAGCATTAGTTAACCCGAAAGACATCACCATATACTCATAATGACCATAACGTGTCCTGAAAGCAGTTTTTGGAATATCTTCATCTCTAACCCTTATCTGATGATACACAGATTGCAAATCAATCTTAAAAAACACAACGGCACCCTGTAACTGATCCATTAGATCCTCGATTCTAGGCAACAGATATTGATTCTTCACAGTGATCTTATTCAATTGCCGATAATCAATACACAAATGCATGCTTCCgtccttcttctttaccagtaacacTAGCGCTCCCCATGGAGAAATACTTGGTCAAATGAAGTGCTTACCCAACAGATCTTCTAGCTGAGCTTTTAGTACAGCCATTTCTAAAGGTGACATCCTGTAAGGAGTAATCGAAGTTGGACCAGCTCCAGGCACCAACTCAATTGCAAATTCAACTTCTCGGTTAGGTGAAAATTCATT from Arachis duranensis cultivar V14167 chromosome 4, aradu.V14167.gnm2.J7QH, whole genome shotgun sequence encodes:
- the LOC107483007 gene encoding uncharacterized protein LOC107483007, whose product is MLIKGRKPLEFEEREHVFLKVTPTTGVGRAIKTKKLNPRYIGPFEILKRIGPVAYRIALLPYLSNLHDVFHVSQLRKYTPDTSHVLEPEPIQVREDLTFPVIPVRIDDTSVKRLRGKEVSLVKVAWSRDAIEEYTWEIE